DNA sequence from the Parasphaerochaeta coccoides DSM 17374 genome:
AACAGCACCATCAGAATGAAGATGATGCCCAGCAGCACTTCCCATTGGGTGAATATGCGGATGAGCTGTTCCTTGAGACCCGACTCGTCAACCAAACGACTCCGGGCAACCAACTCTTTCTCATTCGTACTCATTTCTTCACCCTCCTCTGGGCCAGCAGACGCGCAGTCTTGCGCTGATCGACTACGGTATTGATCACCAAGGCTATGAGAATGACAAGACCTTCGACGAGTGTCTGCCAGAACGGGGAAAGATAGATGACAGGCAACGCGTTGTTCAGCATGGTGAGGAACAGCGCTCCCAGGACGACTCCCGGAACGCCGCCTGCTCCTCCAGAGAAAGCCACGCCTCCCAAGACACAGGAAGCGACAGTCTGCATCTCGAAACCGGTGGCCATCTCATTGACAGCGGAAGCATAGCGGGCAGTCCACAAACCACCTGCGAGACCAGCGAGAAGCCCACTTATGATGAAGACGATGAAGCGCGTCTTGGCTTCATTGACTCCGACGAACTTGGCCGCGACAGGATTGCCGCCGATTGCATAGAAAGCCCGTCCGGTACGGGTATAACGGATGAAAGCGTACATGATGATCACAACCATGATTGCAACCCAAACCAAGACTGAGATTCCAAGGAACTGTATGCGCGGGAATCCTATGTAGGACGGCGTCATCTCATGGGCAGTCACCCATGTCCCTCCGCTGAGGACAAAGGTCAGTCCCCGGTAGAGGCTCATGGTTCCCAGCGTCGTGATGATTGGCGGAATCTTCCCCCATGCGACCAGGACGCCGTTGAACATGCCCATCAGCAGGCCGATGGCCGCACTGATCATGAGAAGCATGGGGACGGGAACCGCCGGGGCTGCTTCATTGACCATACCGGCGGACATTCCGGTGAAAGCTATGACTGAACCGACCGACAGGTCGATGCCTCCAGAAAGAATTACCAGGAACTGTCCGATTGCGACGATAGCCAGAATGGACATATCATTGAATATCCGTGCCAGGTTCTCCAGCGACAGGAAGTTCGGCGACTGAATCAGCACAGGCACGAGGAAGACAAGGAGCAAAATGACCAAGCTGGCCTCTCGTCGTTTCAGAAGACTGCTGAACGTGGAGTTCACCGTCTCCTTGAAGTTCTTTCTATTCATCGTACGGCCTCCTGGACTTCACCAATGGCCGCGGCCATTACGTTCTCGGAACCGGCGTCCGCCCGATCCAAGACAGCAGTCACTTCCCCTTCATGCATCACCACAATGCGGTCGCTCATTCCCAGCACCTCCGGCAGTTCGGAAGAAACCAAGATGACTCCCATGCCCTGTGAAGCCATTTCAGAAACAAATTCATGAACTGCGGCCTTGGTTGCGACATCAATCCCCTTGGTCGGTTCGTCCATGATGAGGATGCGCGGCTGAGTGCCGATCCATTTGGAAAGGACTACCTTCTGCTGGTTTCCTCCGGAAAGAGTGTCGGCATCAACATGCCATCCGGCTGCCCTGATTTCCATTTGCGAACCATATTTCTCCGCGTAAGCCGCGGCCTTCTTCCTGTTGACCACCCCGTGACGGGACAAGCTCGCCAAACACGGGAGGGCAATGTTACGGGAAATACTCATGGCAAGTATCAACCCCTGCTTCTGCCTGTCTTCCGGCACAAGAGCAATTCCCCTGGCCATGGCCACTCCAGGAGAAGAAGGGGAAAAAATTTCTCCGTCCATCATGATGGAGCCGGAGGAACAGGGATCTATGCCAAAAATGGCACGCATCACTTCCGACCTGCCCGCGCCGACCAGACCAAAGAATCCGAGAATTTCCCCTTCATGCAAGGTGAAGGAGACATTGGTGAAGTTACCTGTCTGGCAAAGCTCTTTGACTTCCAAAAGCGGTTTCCCGACAACAAGCTCCTTCTTGGGGAACATCTGGTCAACAGAACGACCTATCATCATCCTGATGATACTGTCCCTGTCGGTATCCTTCAGGTATCCCGAACCTATGTAGCGTCCATCGCGGAGAACAGTATAGGTATCACATATCTCAAAGATTTCCTCGAACTTGTGGGATATGAAGATAATGGACTTACCTTCTTCCTTCAGCTTGCGGACAATGCGGTAAAGATCCTCGACCTCACGGCTCGTCAGGGCACTGGTCGGTTCGTCCATGATGACGACCTTGGCATCAAGGGACAATGCCTTGGCAATCTCGACCATATGCCGCTGGGCGATTCCCAAGTTCTTGACTAAGGTATCAGGGGCTATGTCGAGCTGTAAGCTGTCCAGCAATTTTCGGGTTTCCTTGTGCATTGCCTTCCAGTCCAGTCTCCTGGAATGGGGACTGTACAGATGATGACCCATGTAGATGTTCTCGGTGACGCTCAGTTCAGGGAACATCGAAGCCTCCTGATGTATGGCGACGATCCCTGCCTGCTGGGCATCAAGGGCATTGGAGAATTTCATCTCTTTCCCTTCCAATATCACGCTCCCGCTTGTCGGCGTGTAGACACCGGTCAGTATCTTCACGAGCGTAGACTTTCCAGCTCCGTTCTCGCCGATAAGCGCATGGATTTCTCCGGCGCGGACATCCATGTGGACATCATCAAGAGCTTTGATGCCTGGAAAGAATTTCATCAGGTGGCGGACCTCTAAAATTACCTGTGACATCATTCCTCCTCATATATTTTCACAACAGTTCTCCTGATGTCCGGTAAACCAGCCATCCGGAGAACCGCCAAGGCGCATGCCTTGGCGGAAACGGACATGCCAGGGGCATGTCCGACAGATGCTCATGCCATCCTAGAAAATGGCCGCGTACTGCTCGATGTTGTCCTTGTTGAAAACATAAGGAGTTCCCATGACGGCAACATTGTTCGCTTCGACGGTGACATCACCCATGCGTCCAGCCTTGAATACGTCGCCGACCGCACCGGTGTTCTTGCCGGAAATGAGAGCCTCAAGAATGAAGGTGGAGGTATATCCCAGGTCAATGGGGTTCCACAGAGCCATCTGCTTCACCGTACCATCCAGGATGGAGCCTTTCATTTCGGAGGGCAATCCAAGTCCGGTCACCTGTACTATGCCGCTCTTTCCGGCATCTTTGACCGCCTGGGCAGAAGCAAGGACTCCGACTGTCGTCGGGGCAATGATGACCTTGAGGTTGGGATACTTGTTCAGCAGGGCGTTAGTCTCACGATAGCTCTTGTCCGGAGCGTCATCACCATAGACAGTCTCGACAATCTTGAGACCGGGATGGTTCTTCACTTCCTCATGCATCCAGCGAATCCAGGCATTCTGGTTGGTAGCCTGGGCTGTAGCGGACAGAATGGCTATGTCTCCCGTTCCACCGGCAAGCTCGGAAGCAAGCTGTATTTGCTGGCGTCCAATCAATTCTTCCTTGGAAGGAACCAGGTCAACGATGCGTCCGCCAGCGTTAATGCCGGAGTCAAAGGAAATGACCTTGATGCCCGCAGCCATGGCCTTCTTGGTCACGGGGATGAGGGCATCGGCATCATTGGCGGAAATGGCTATGCCATCGACCCGCTGGGCAATGAGGGACTCAATAATCTCAATCTGGCCTTCGGCTGTCGCCTGTGTTGGTCCGAGATATGAGATTTCAACATTGCCCAGTTCAGCGGCAGCTTCCTTGGCACCAGTGTGTGTGGCATCAAAGAATCCGTTGCCCATGCTCTTGACGAGGATGACAATGTCATACTTCTCACGCGTGGTCTGCTTGGCACCTTGCGCAAATACCACGCCTGCCGCCAGCAACAAAACCATCAGAATCAGTGATAGTTTCTTCATAAAACTCTCCTTTATGGGAAAAATATCCCTTTTATGTTCTTCTCTCATCAGAGAGCAAAACCCATGTACCTGTAGCAATCAACACACCTTCCATGGCGTTTCATGTGGTGACCGAAACCCGGTATTTCTCCACTTCCCATGTACGGATGAACTCAATCTGGTCATCATCCATGAAACGAGGCCCACCGAAGCTCTCCGTATACGCCGCCACCTTGATGGTGTCGGTAAACAAATCCATGGCTTTGTCGGAGATGGCGAACACCGCGACGCCTTGGACAACAATCACTTTAGGCCGTACTCCGTGTTCTTGCTCAAACGCTTCCACGGAAGCCTTCACCGCAGCAGCGGTATCCACCCGCGCCTTGAAGATTTCATTCCCGATCCACAGGGGCTTGAACCCACTGTAAACAATATGATCCGGCGTGAAGGCTGAGCTGAGAGGATAGAAGGAGTCCTTGTCGCTGATCTTCGTCTCAAGCTCCTTATTGAGCAACACTGCGAAAGGCGTGTCTTTTCCATAAAAGGCGGACAACCCTTCCAAAACCTTGGCGACTTTCGCTTTTTCCGGCTTACGCGCATCGAGATGAGGCAGGCGCGTGATATGGCGGGCGAGCTTTGACATCACCGCGTCATAGGCAGCTTCGACTTGCTCAGGACTTCTTCCGCCGACAAAGATTCCATGGTTCTGCAACAGGACGACCTGCGGCACTGTCCCCGTGACTTTTTTATAAACCGCCATTTCTTCACGCACCACTTGGGCAAGGATGTATCCGGGGTTCACCAGAGGTATCCACAGGGCTTGGGGAAACAAGGCTTCCGCGGACGCCTTGCCTGCCTGGGCACAGGTCACGCCGTTGACCAACGCCGGATGGAGATGGACTATGTACGTGAAGGGTATCAAGGAATGCAACAGTGCCTCGACACTGGGACGGGCAGTCTCCCCTTCACACCGGCAGGCCATCATGTCCGCAAGGACGGCATCCTCCCTCTCGTCTTTGTCCGCGGGATATGTCTTGTCCCATATCCGGGCAAGGCGGGGAAGGGACATGCGGACGAATCCACTTTCATCAATGTCCGACAACGCATGGCCGGAAGCCTTCACGTACATGATGTCCTTGTCCTTGACAGAAGTGTTGCCGCCACCAAGAAGGACATAATCTTTGTCCCTGCCATACCTGCGGCTTATCGCAATCAAGCTGGAAAGATCCATCACATCCGCCCTCTGAGGACGGTATCCTCATACGCATGGACGCTGGAAATCACCGCAAGGTCTCCGGGTACTCCCTGGCGGGAGCAAAATTCATCCCAAACGGCACCGAAGGGCAGGACATTCCGTGCTTCAAGCAAGGCGAGACGTCCGTAATAGTCACCTTTATCTTCATAGGAAAGCAACGCCGCGCGCGGTTCAAGCAAAGCCCAGAGCAAGGCTTTCCGAGTAGAACGGGCTCCGGTGACCCATGCGCCGATACGGTTGATGGAAGCATCGAAGAAATCAAGAGCTATATAAACATCGTCAAGCCGCCCCATCCGGACAATTTCCTCCATCAGAGCCTTCACCTTGTCATTGAAAAGCGGCACATGGTCACTGTCCCAACGCACGGGACGGCTGACATGGAACAGCATTTTGTCAAAGTAAAGCAAGAGGGACGACACTTTGTCAGAGACATCTTCATCCGAGTGGAAATGCCCCATGTCGATACAGAGCATCTTCTTGTTCTTCAGCGCATATCCCATATAGAACTCATGCGAGCCGACGACAAAGGATTCGCTGCCGATGCCGAACAGCTTGGTCTCAAGGGCGTCCGCCATGTTCTCCGCGGGATATTCCACGGCAAACATATCATCCAGCGTTTGCTCAAGAATCCGGCGATGCCCGTATTTGTCCACAATCGTATCCTTGGCTCCGTCCGGAATCCATGTGTCCAGCACACAGGTCGAACCAAGCTGCTCGCCTATCCAATTGGAAATCTGTCGGGAACGCTTTCCATGCTCAAGCCAGAACGCACGGATCGCGGGATCCTTGCTGGCAAGCGTATAGCCGGCGGCGGCAAGCGGATGGCTGAAATACGTACCGTTGAAGTCAAGGCCAATCTTCCGTTCCCTGGCCCAATCGACCCATCCCTGGAAATGCCGGGGTTCTATGGCATCCCGATCCACTTTCTTGTCTCCAAACTCGCCGTAACTGGCATGAAGGCTTACCCTTTTTGCGCCGGGAACAAGTTCCATGACTTTATCCATATCAGAACGAAGTTCGGCAATGGAACGCGCCTTACCGGGATAATTACCAGTAGTCTGGATGCCCCCTCCGGAAAGAACCGCACCCGCTTCCTCGAAGCCGCCGACATCATCGCCCTGCCAGCAATGCAGGGAGATAGGGATGGTCGCCAGCTTGTCCAGAGCAGCATTCACATCAACGCCGACGGAGGCATATGCTTCTACCGCACCTTTGAAACAATCCTTTGACATCACTTCCTCCAAGCCGGAACAGACCGTTCATAAACACAGATAAAGTCCGGCAAATATTTTTTTATCTTTTCTTGTTTAATCATAGTACAACCGTTTTTGGACATACGCCTTGACATATTGGTCATAATATAGCACTTTTTTATCATGAAACTCATGACCCTTTTTGCAGTTGATTATCTCACCGACCCTGCGCTGCCCTTCCGGATCATCAAACGCAATCCTGAGATTCCCTATTCACTCCATACCCATGATTTCTATGAACTGGTAGTCACCGTTTCCGGTCAAGGGACTCATTTCTGGCAAGGCGGGGAACAGAAACTGTCCAGCGGCATGGTGTTCGTCATGCATCCCGGACAGGCGCACGGATTCAGGGACGTGGACAACCTCATCCTGTATAATTTCATCAGCCTCCCCGACGCCTTGACGGAAAAATTCCCCGACCTGTCCACCATGCCCTCCTTCCAGGCCCTGTTCGGTCTTTCCAGACTGTACCAACAAAAGCCGATTCCCATTCCCTCCTTCACCCTCAAGCCTTCCGAACTGACGGAAATATGCGGAATCGCCGAGAAGCTCCTCAGGGAAATGGGGTTCTCTGGGTACGGAGAAGGAGCAAAAACCCTATCATTGGCATACGCGGGAGAAATGTTGGTCAAACTTTTCAGGTTCCACGAACAGAAGCTCATAACGGAAAACATACTGATCGACGACCTCGCCCATGTATTCAGCTTCATGGAAGCCCATGCCGACCGGCAGGTCTCCACTGACGAACTGGTTACAGTGGCGCACATGTCCACAAGCACGCTGAACCGTTATTTTCACCGCTGTACCGGCATGTCCCCCGTCCAATATCATTTGAAAAAGAGAATCAGCAAGGCGTGCTACCTAATCCGCTCCTCGAACATGTCCATAGGAGAGATATCTGAGAAGACAGGTTTTTCAGATGCAAATTATTTCTGCCGTCAGTTCAAGAAGGTCATGGGAATCAGTCCTTTGCAACACCGGCGGAATCCCTGAAAGCAGTTTTTTTCCCCAGTCCTACGGGAAGAAATTCTGGATTCGAGATGATACCACCGTTATTTATCATGACCTTTATCTCCGGTTTTAGCATGATATTAGCAGGGAATCCTGCCCTGTCTCCATCAATGCGGCGACGGATCAATGCGGCAGCTTCCGCCCCGATTGCAGCCACCTGCTGTGCTACTGCGTAATGGCAGAAACGAAGCAACGGAGCGTAATGCATATAATCAAAGGACGCAAAGACAATCCGGGAACGTTCGGCCAGAGGCACTTCCTCCAGCAGATACGCGCTTGCTCCCACATGCACCAACTCATTGACAAGGAAATACGCTTCAGGGGCATCATCCTGTGAAAGAGCCTTACGCATCAGAAGAGAACCGTCCCCCAGCGACATGCCGCCGAAAAAAAGAAAGCGCTCATCAACCGTAATCCCGTTGTCCTGCAACGCTTGTTCGTATCCTGCCAGCCTCTCCCTGGTCGTATAGACATCAAGGGTTCCCCCCAGGAACCCTATCTTCCTATGCCCTTCACGTATCAACGCCTCCGTAGCCTCATACGCTCCCCGGTGGTTGTCGGTCAGCACCACATCATAGGATGCTCCAGGAACGACGCGGTCGATGAAAACGACAGGGACATGGGCGCGGGCGCATGGGGAAAAGGCATCATGAGCATTCCCGGCAGGCGCGGCAATGATTCCGTCCACGTTGCGGTCAAGGAGAATGGAAACCTTACGCTTTTCCTCATCGACTGAATGAGCTGATGAACAAACCACCAAGGAATATCCCAGCGGCCCAAGGATGTTTTCTATCCGGTCAACAATCTCAGTGAAGAAAATATTGCTCAGGTCAGGGCAGATGAAACCAATTGTCCGGGTGGAGCGCATCTTCAAGGCGCGGGCGACATTGTTGCGCCGGTAGTCAAGGGTGGCTATGGCAGCCCTCACTCTTTTTTCCGTCTCAGGATTGACGACGCCAATGTTGTTCATGACACGGGAGACGGTGGCTATCGAGACACGGGACAGCTCCGCGACATCCTTGATTGTCGCCGCGACTTGCGGAAGCTCCGCAGTGCTGTCTTTTCTCTTTTTCATGTACGCTCCCCGCTTTCGGATTACCCGTTCGTCCGATTATATCACACTACACCTTTTTTAATAATGATGTTGGCGTAAATCGCCGATTCACCGGTCGCTATGATGGCATAGGCTTTCTTCGCCCTTTCATAGAAAGCAAAACGTTCTTCAAAGACAAATCCTTTGAAATGGGGATCTTCCAATGCTATTTTCCTGTACGTCTCCCAGATGGGCGTCTCTACCGGATCGGTGGCGGGAACCTCCATCATGATGACATTGTCCGCATATTTGTCCAGCGGATAGAGCTGGAGGATTGCTTCCAATATCTGGGGAACGCCATGTCCGTCAAGCCTCACCAACCTGCGGGCATATGCGGCGGCAGGGAAATTACCGTCTCCAATGACCAGTTCGTCGCCATGACCCATCTCCATGAGGATTTTCAGCAGCTCAGGGCTCAGGATGGAAGATATTCCTTTCAACATGCCACACTCTCCTTTTCACGTACTTGGTCGCAAGATAGTAAAAACACAGTCCGCGACATATGAATATCATTGCAGGATGACCGATATCATGCGATACTCGGCTTATGTAAACGATTACATGCTATAAGGAATTTATATCACAGGAGGAATGATATGGCAAATAAAACCGTCGGGTTTCCACGTGCTCGTCTGGCCGGCACATGGCCGAAAATTGGAATCAGACCCATCATCGATGGCCGTCGCAGAGGCGTGAGGGAAGCTCTTGAGGAACAGACCATGAACATGGCGCGGTCAGCTGCCGCGTTGCTCACTGAAAACCTGCGTTACAACGATGGCACTCCGGTACAGTGCGTAATAGCGGACAGTACGATAGGCGGAGTCGCCGAGGCGTCACGATGCGCCGACAAGTTCTCACGGGAGAACGTGAGCATCACGCTCTCGGTTACTCCGTGTTGGTGCTATGGTACGGAAACCTTCGACGCCGACCCGAACACCATCAAGGCCGTATGGGGTTTCAACGGCACGGAGAGACCCGGCGCTGTCTATCTGGCCGCCGTCCTTGCCGCCCATTCCCAGAAAGGGCTGCCCGCTTTCGGCATCTACGGACACGATGTTCAGGAAGCGACTGATACCGCCATTCCCGCCGATGTCAAGGAAAAGCTCCTCCGCTTCGCCCGTGCCGCCGTCGCCGCAGCTTCCCTCCGGGGAACCAGCTATCTGGCCATAGGCGGATGCTCCATGGGCATTGCCGGTTCGGTCGTCGATCAGGCTTTCCTCCAGGAATACCTGGGCATGCGTGCCGAGGTAATCGACATGTGCGAGATTTCCCGGCGCATTGAAGAGAACATCTTTGATCCGGTTGAATTCAAGATGGCAAAGGAATGGGTGAAGAAGAACATCACCGAGGCTCCGGACAAGGTGAACCCTCCACAATGGCAGCGTTCCGAGAAGCAGCGGGAGGCCGATTGGGACTATTGTATCAAGATGACCATGATTACCCGCGACCTGATGCAAGGCAACCTGAAGCTCGCGGAGATGGGTTTTGAGGAAGAAGCCGAGGGTCACAATGCAATCGCCAGCGGTTTCCAGGGACAGCGACAGTGGACGGATCATTGGCCGAACGGAGACTTTATGGAGACTATGCTCACCACATCGTTCGACTGGAACGGAATCCGCGAACCCTATGTGGTAGCCACGGAGAATGATCATCTCAATGGTGTATCCATGCTCTTTGGCAAGCTCCTGACCGGTCGCGCCCAGATTTTCAGCGATGTTCGTTCTTACTGGAGTCCAGAGTCATTGAAGCGAGTCACCGGATGGACGCCCACCGGCCGCGCAAAGGATGGTTTCATCCATTTAATCAACAGCGGCGCGACCACGATGGATGCTACGGGACAGATGAAGGACGGTGAAGGCAATTCCGTGATGAAACACTTCTGGGAGATTACGGAAAAGGATGTCAAGGCTGTCTTGGACAATACAACGTTCAGCGTAGCCAACGGTGGTTATTTCCGTGGTGGTGGTTTCAGCTCCACGTTCAAGACTACCGGAGAAATGCCTGTGACCATGTGCCGCCTGAACATTGTCAAGGGTCTGGGGCCTGTGCTCCAGATTGCCGAAGGATGGACGTGTGATGTGCCCGACGATGTTTTTGATATCATCAACCGGCGCACAGATCCTACGTGGCCTACTACATGGTTCGTACCCCGCACTGATGGAAATGACGGTCCTTTCAAGGATGTATATTCTGTCATGGCGAACTGGGGAGCGAACCACGGCGCTATCAGCTACGGGCATATCGGAGCCGACTTGATTACGTTGGCTTCCATGCTACGCATTCCGGTGAGCATGCACAATGTCCCCTACTCGGAGATTTTCCGGCCAAGCACATGGAACGCATTCGGCAGCAATCCTGAAGGGGCGGACTTCCGAGCGTGTGCCACATACGGGCCTCAGTTCGGTTGATTTGCCCTTAAGCCGTCCAGAGGAAGATAGCCATCCAGAGAAAGGAAGAAGTCCGGTCAAGCGCAATGCAGACCGGACAAACCTAATCATGATGCACAAACAAGAGAGCCGTTGCTACATGTCGAGGGACATGGGCGACGGTTCTTTTTTCCCCATTCCGTGACTGATTGACTTTAGGGTGGCACTCTCCTACACTCACAGATGCGGTGCATCGCGCTGCGAGGGAAAGGTTCATGGCAACGCTTTTACTTGTCATTATCTATGCATCTTTCATCAGCCTTGGGTTACCCGATGCGCTTCTTGGCTCGACGTGGCCGGTGATTCGCGTAGACATTGCCGCGTCGGTTGGGGCGGCAGGGTACATTTCCTTCATAGCCTCCGCCTGTACCATACTGTCCAGCATAGCCAGTGGCAGGATATTGGCACGTTTTGGTGTCGGCAAAGTGACTGTTTTCAGCGTTTTTCTCACGGCAATCGCTCTCTACGGCTTTTCCAAAGCCCCTGCCTACTGGTGGTTCCTCATCCTTGCCTTCCCCTTGGGGTTGGGCGCCGGAGGCGTGGATACCGGATTGAACTGGTTCATAGCGGGGAATTATGAAGCCCGACATATGAACTGGCTCCACGCGTTCTGGGGAGTAGGAGCCTTGCTTGGACCGAACATCATGGCGGGGAACCTGACCGCGGGAGGCACATGGAGGAACGGTTACGGAACCGTCGCCCTACTCCAAAGCATTTTGGTCATCATCCTGACAGGTGCTATCCCTCTTTGGAAGATAGTAGCCGACCGCAAGGCTCTGCCTGACCGTCAGAAAGTAGAAGAACAGGCTCGAATTGCCTCCGGACAACCCATGCTGTTCTATGTAAAACGCCCAGGCGTACTCCTATCCATGGGAGCGTTTCTCCTGTACTGCGCCTTTGAAACTACCTTAGGACTCTGGAGCAGCAGTTATCTGGTCGAAACGCGTTCCTTGACTCCTGTCCTTGCCGCACGCTGGACATCCCTTTTCTACGGCAGCATCATGGCCGGACGGCTCATCTCAGGTTTCCTCACTTTCACCCTGTCGTCACGGGTCATCTTCCGCTCCGGCATGGCCCTCATGGTGGCAGGATCCCTCTGCTTCCTTCTTCCCGTAGGCCCATACGGGGCACTTGCAGGCATCATTCTTGCGGGTTTGGGCGGAGGCCCCTTGCTTCCCACATGGATTCATCTGACTCCGCGACGCTTTGGTACGCAATATTCAGGCAGGATCATCGGCATCCAGATGGCATCATCCTACGTGGGCATCTCCTTACTGTCACCGCTTTTCGGTCTCATTTTCTCCAAAACCGCCATGGACTTGCTCCCTGTCGTCCTGCTGTCCTATGCCGTGGGGATGAGCGTTCTCGCGGAAGCCGTGGAAAAACGCCTTGCACGGCATTGATTTCCCTGCGGGAGCTTGAATCTTTACAAAACCATACTATGACCAGTCCGGTCACATGGCCACGTCATCTACTTCCCGTGTCGCAGGATCTACCGTTCCCTCAATAGTGACAAAGACTGCGTTGGGTACGCTGAGCAACCATTGTCCCGGTGTATTTATCTTACCCATTTTCATGATGATGTGCCGTGGCCCCGGAGAGTCTTCCGCCCAGATATAGCCGTCCTCAATCACCAACTTGGTAATACCTGCTATACCAGGGATGTCAACCTTTCTATCCACATCCAGAGGGAAACGCCACGCCTGGTCTCCGCTGCGAATCAGGGCATAGGTCGATGCGCCGCTTTCCACCGTCCGAACCGAAGCCGCAGAAAGAATGATGACGAAACCAAGTCCAAGGATGAAGATGAGGATGTCTCCCGGACGAACCCATTCACGGAGTCTTTTTCCCATGTGGGCAAGTATACGGTCCAGGATGATTCCTGTCCATCATCGCAAAGCATCGATCAAGGCCGCAAGATTGTCTTCCATGACGGAAAGATAGTCGCGCCCCGCATCCAAGTCCTTCTGGGACAACCCTTCTACAGGGTCGAGGACGGCAGTCTTTACCCCGGTTTCCCGTGCAATGGTCGCCGCCACCTTCGGGCTAACGAGCTGTTCGGTGAAGATGGTCGTGATGTCATGCTCACGCACCAAGTCGATGATTGCCGCCATACGGGACGGCGAAGGCTCGGAATCCGCAAAGACTCCTTCAATAGCTTCCTGCTCGAATCCATAGGCATGCGTCATGTAGCCAAACGCTGCATGGGAGACAACGACGGTTTTCTTCGGGACGGAAGCCAATCCAGCACGGTACTTCTGGTCAAGAGCATTGAACTTGGCTTCCCATGCGTCATAGTTGGCTTGGTAAGCTGATGCGTTCGCCGGATCTATTTCCTTCAACGCCTTCATGATATTTCCCAGACCGATGATGGCATTGCGAATATCAAGCCACGTATGAGGGTCGATGTCCCCATGGTCATGCTCATCTTCATGGTCATGCTCATCCTCATGCTCATCTTCGTGATCATGGTCGGCCTCATGCTCATCCTCGTGGTCATGGTGGTGTTCTCCTTCCGCGAGAAATTCCACGCCATCTGATAAGGTCACGACGGTCAAGTTCTTGTTGGAAAGAGATGCCAGGACTTTATCAAGCCATGCTTCCATCCCTGCACCATTGACGACCAAGACATCCGCTTTTTCAAGACGACGCATATCGCCTATGGAAGGTTCCCAATCGTGAGGCTCCACTCCTGTAGGAACAAGGTTAGTCACCTGCGCATAATCACCTGCAATCTTTGACGTGAAATCATAAGGAATATAGAAACTGGTCATGATGACCAGCTTGTCATCTGTCAATGCCTGTTCTTTCACCCCCGCGGCTGCCAGTGGAAGGACAAGCCCCATGGTTAAGATTGACACAAGAACAGTTCTTTGAAAACGCTTCATGATACCTCCGCTCTTTTCCCCGCATACAGTGCAAGG
Encoded proteins:
- a CDS encoding AraC family transcriptional regulator: MTLFAVDYLTDPALPFRIIKRNPEIPYSLHTHDFYELVVTVSGQGTHFWQGGEQKLSSGMVFVMHPGQAHGFRDVDNLILYNFISLPDALTEKFPDLSTMPSFQALFGLSRLYQQKPIPIPSFTLKPSELTEICGIAEKLLREMGFSGYGEGAKTLSLAYAGEMLVKLFRFHEQKLITENILIDDLAHVFSFMEAHADRQVSTDELVTVAHMSTSTLNRYFHRCTGMSPVQYHLKKRISKACYLIRSSNMSIGEISEKTGFSDANYFCRQFKKVMGISPLQHRRNP
- a CDS encoding LacI family DNA-binding transcriptional regulator, with the protein product MKKRKDSTAELPQVAATIKDVAELSRVSIATVSRVMNNIGVVNPETEKRVRAAIATLDYRRNNVARALKMRSTRTIGFICPDLSNIFFTEIVDRIENILGPLGYSLVVCSSAHSVDEEKRKVSILLDRNVDGIIAAPAGNAHDAFSPCARAHVPVVFIDRVVPGASYDVVLTDNHRGAYEATEALIREGHRKIGFLGGTLDVYTTRERLAGYEQALQDNGITVDERFLFFGGMSLGDGSLLMRKALSQDDAPEAYFLVNELVHVGASAYLLEEVPLAERSRIVFASFDYMHYAPLLRFCHYAVAQQVAAIGAEAAALIRRRIDGDRAGFPANIMLKPEIKVMINNGGIISNPEFLPVGLGKKTAFRDSAGVAKD
- a CDS encoding RbsD/FucU family protein, encoding MLKGISSILSPELLKILMEMGHGDELVIGDGNFPAAAYARRLVRLDGHGVPQILEAILQLYPLDKYADNVIMMEVPATDPVETPIWETYRKIALEDPHFKGFVFEERFAFYERAKKAYAIIATGESAIYANIIIKKGVV
- a CDS encoding L-fucose isomerase, translating into MANKTVGFPRARLAGTWPKIGIRPIIDGRRRGVREALEEQTMNMARSAAALLTENLRYNDGTPVQCVIADSTIGGVAEASRCADKFSRENVSITLSVTPCWCYGTETFDADPNTIKAVWGFNGTERPGAVYLAAVLAAHSQKGLPAFGIYGHDVQEATDTAIPADVKEKLLRFARAAVAAASLRGTSYLAIGGCSMGIAGSVVDQAFLQEYLGMRAEVIDMCEISRRIEENIFDPVEFKMAKEWVKKNITEAPDKVNPPQWQRSEKQREADWDYCIKMTMITRDLMQGNLKLAEMGFEEEAEGHNAIASGFQGQRQWTDHWPNGDFMETMLTTSFDWNGIREPYVVATENDHLNGVSMLFGKLLTGRAQIFSDVRSYWSPESLKRVTGWTPTGRAKDGFIHLINSGATTMDATGQMKDGEGNSVMKHFWEITEKDVKAVLDNTTFSVANGGYFRGGGFSSTFKTTGEMPVTMCRLNIVKGLGPVLQIAEGWTCDVPDDVFDIINRRTDPTWPTTWFVPRTDGNDGPFKDVYSVMANWGANHGAISYGHIGADLITLASMLRIPVSMHNVPYSEIFRPSTWNAFGSNPEGADFRACATYGPQFG
- a CDS encoding MFS transporter, which translates into the protein MATLLLVIIYASFISLGLPDALLGSTWPVIRVDIAASVGAAGYISFIASACTILSSIASGRILARFGVGKVTVFSVFLTAIALYGFSKAPAYWWFLILAFPLGLGAGGVDTGLNWFIAGNYEARHMNWLHAFWGVGALLGPNIMAGNLTAGGTWRNGYGTVALLQSILVIILTGAIPLWKIVADRKALPDRQKVEEQARIASGQPMLFYVKRPGVLLSMGAFLLYCAFETTLGLWSSSYLVETRSLTPVLAARWTSLFYGSIMAGRLISGFLTFTLSSRVIFRSGMALMVAGSLCFLLPVGPYGALAGIILAGLGGGPLLPTWIHLTPRRFGTQYSGRIIGIQMASSYVGISLLSPLFGLIFSKTAMDLLPVVLLSYAVGMSVLAEAVEKRLARH
- a CDS encoding NusG domain II-containing protein — encoded protein: MGKRLREWVRPGDILIFILGLGFVIILSAASVRTVESGASTYALIRSGDQAWRFPLDVDRKVDIPGIAGITKLVIEDGYIWAEDSPGPRHIIMKMGKINTPGQWLLSVPNAVFVTIEGTVDPATREVDDVAM